In Chengkuizengella sediminis, the genomic stretch TATTCTTATATCTCAAACTTACATATACCTTAACGTAAATATATACGTACATTAAAACTTAAACGCATACCTCAACCTATACATAAACTAAAACATATACAAAAATATTTACATAATTAAACACAAATATGTACACGTAAACATAAACAGAAACACATACATAAATCTTTACGTAAACCTATACAAATTTGTTTACTTAGGCGCATCATTTTAAATAGACCGTCCAAATTAAAAGGATTCGGTCTATCTTCTGTATTGTCGTATTGCATAGGAAACTTTGCCTGTATGTATCTATTCTATTCATTGATTAATATATATATAACTTTGCATGGAGTAAAGTTATATAATAGAGTAGTTGGAAGGGCGGTAGGCTGATCCCTCACTTTTTAAAGATAGGGGGTGATGTCCATTGACAGTTTATCAAGCTATTTCTTTAATGCAAACCTTCGGGTTATTAATTATAGCTTTACTATATGTTAAGAACAAGAAATGGACGGTCCTTCAGCAAATGGTTGAGGTCCATTTGTAATAAGAACCAAAGCCTACCTTTCTTTAACGGTTATTGAATTAAACCATAATTCAATAACCATAATAAAGATTATACACGTATACGTTTGTGTAAATATGTACGTATACCCACATCAATAGTATCAAGGTTTATATTCTAATTTTTGTCGAACACAATTACAAGAGGGAGGCTAGATAATGAAGTTAAAAGGTATTTATGGTATTACAAAAAGAATGAATAAGAAGATCAATAAGGATATAGATGTATATAAACTTTATGATTTAGAATATTTAAAGAAAGTTAGAATTGGAGTAAAACGAGAATTAGAACTATTTAATAGAATGCCTATTGTATTTTCGTTTTTATTATTCGCAGTAAGTATTTGGTTAAGTAGTAATATAGTTAAGGATGGAAATAGTTTTGATTTTATAATGAAATGCACTCTAGCAATAAGTATTTTAATATATTTACTCTTTAGCTATGTGGGGAAACTTAGTCGAGTAATAGGGGTATTAGATTTTGTAATTGAAAATAAGGAAAGATCAAAGGTAAAACATAATAATTTAAGAAATGAAAAACTAAAGACACGTTATTTAAAAAAATAGATTGCAGGTTATATGAAAAATCAAAAAAATTTTTACATACACATATGTTTTTGTTTATACAGATGATTATGTATACGTAAACGTAAACATAATCAAAACATATTTCTAATAATTGATGACTATTCTCATTTTGCAAATATCTTATTCATTACCTTTAATGTTTTCATATCAATATCAAATGTAATACTTCGAAAAGTAAAGACACGAAGGACGTTTTCAGCTTGGCAATGCATTTCAGTATACCACTCATCATGTTGCTGTCCTAAGTGTTGTTTCAAGATATCTTTGATATTCCAGCGCACTTTTGCATCTAGTCCTACACCATATATATTATTCAATATTAGATCTAAAACCGTTGCATGGTTGTTATTATGATATTTGCGATTAGTGTCATAGTCTAATTGAATACAGACTATATTCTCAAATTCAATGAGATTATTTATTATTCCATCAAATGATACTGTGTTTTTCTCTATATGTAATATCGATTTATTATTTTCTATATCGTTTTCAACCCAAATAGAATTTTTACTACTATGTTTTAAAGAATCACTTATTTCAATGAACGTCATAGTATCTTTATTAAATGCCCAATGGTCAATATAAAACCATCTGTTTAAATAACTAGTATATTGTTCAATAGTATCTTGTAAAAAAGATTTATCGAATACTTTGGAAAGCATTTGTATCATGTATTCAAAAGAAAATTTACGAGAGTCGTAACTTGCACTGAAGCTATTACTCCATCGTTTTTCTAATTCCTTACGGTTTGAAAGTTCCATACTTTGACCAATACCCCAGAATATATCCTTTAAGAATAAGAAAGTTGCTTTATGCCAGTAGCTTTCTGGAAATCCCTCTTGGATCATGTGATTTCCTCTTTCACCAAAAACAGAAAAAAAACCGCAATCATCCTTATATCCAACTCTATATTCCCAATCACTATTTATCGCTTTTCTAACATAGTCGAAATATTCATTAGAAATGTTTAATTTATTACAGATATCAATTATTGTAATTTTAAAATCTTCAAATTTTGCATTTTCTGTATTAGACATATGATAATGAAAAAGTTGATTAGGTAAATTTAAATCATTATCTTTAATGGGTCTCACTCCTTATTCATTTGAGGTTAACTTAAGTTTTTAATGATGTTTCTAACCACAGCATTGTTGCCTTTTTTTATTTCTGACATAACATCTATGTAATGTATAGCAATGATCTCTTCCAAGGTTACATTAAATTCAGAGTATGCTTCAAACATATCATGTAGCAATACCTCCCCTCGTAGAGTTGCTTCTTTTAATATTTTAATTGGGATATCAATAATTGAATAATTTTTCCTAAGTGCTTTAGTAGTAGGGAATTGATTGTCAGGCCATACAACTTCAGTGTTTTGGAAAACTCTATAATTACTCTTTTTCTCCATATAAGCATAAGCAATGCTTTCTATGAAATGATGTTCCTTGTTAGTCAAAATTTCTCGAAGAAGGTTTTCATACAGCAAATTAATTAATTCTGTGATCGTTAATTTTTCATCTTCTGGATCTAATAATTTATTAATGTCTCCCACAAGTACTTTTCCGCGTTTAAAATCATATTCAGGGAGTCTAATATCTAACTTTGCATATTTGCTACTAAAAAGCCCATTTAGAACCTCTCCTGAGTCCCCTATAATGGCTTTATTTATGAAGTTTAATTGGCTGAATTTCTTCATAAGTCAATCCTCCTCCATTTTGAAGATAGACCAGGACTGAACAAATGATTTGATGTATAGCTTTACGTTCTGAAACGCCCCATTCGTCAACTAATCCACCAATATCAGTAATATAAGATTTCTCAAGTTTGTTTGGTTTTACCGTTTTATAGATTCCTGAATCTACATATTTAAAATCATTTCGTAATATGTCTAAATTTCTGAAGCCAAATCTTAATAACATCGTATTAAACTCAGTAATGGATTCAGTTCTACATACTTTCTTGTATACGATAAACCACTTCCTAATTTCTTTTCTCATTTCATCACTAACAGGAAACTTTCGTGGGAATAGTTTATCACTTCTTGATTTTCTATTTTTCACTTCACTTTTTGTTTTATTTGGCAAGTTTATACTTTTATTGTTTTGGTTAATACTAGTACTAGTAATAGGTAATATGATTTCACTCACTATACATCTCTCCTTTTGGATCTATTTTAGGATTACCCTAGAGTCAGAATTCCAAAATTCCACTTACTAGATTGTATGAGAGAGGGGAGAGGGACATACCTAATATTATATTTTTTTAAAGATGAAAGGAGACATGAGTAACTATGTCTATTTTAACTAAAAGTGAAGCCAAACAAATCACAAAAATAGCAAAAAAATTAGGAAAGAAAAATGGTTTACTAAGTGATAAAAAATCTACAAAATGAAGACTTTCATTTTAATGTGTTATAGTATAATACATTGTACTATAATTAAATATAATATAATGTATTTGAATGTATTATATTGTGTTTAAATTATACATTTTACTCCGTTAGACTACATTATAACAGGGTTTTATTATGATCTCGTCTTTTAAAAGATCAATCAAAACCAGATACAATAGCGACAAACAGAAAGAGACCAACTAGTATTAGATATGATAACAATATAATCAGGAGAGCAATCCATTTACGCTTTACAAATTTAAGTATGCGTATTACAAGATGACTAAAAATGAAATAAAAGATAAAAGTACTTATTGCTTGAGCAAAAAATGATGTTTCTTCTATATTAAACAAGTAAGTAATTAAATATGGAATATAGAATGGGGCGAGTGAAATAATACCAAAGATAAAAAAGATGAAATTAGAATAAATTTCATTTGTTTCTATCGTTCTCATAACTAAAATGTAAATAACGAATAAAACTGACATAATTACAGATATAATGAAGGGTATTTTATTAGCTAGCCATAATTTTTTCAAACAAACACCTCACATTTTTACTCCACATTATATTTTGCTTTTGATACGTGATAAGCATCATATACTGACCAAACAGTCGCTATTAAATAAAAAACATAACCGAGTTTGATCGTAAAGAGTAGCTGAAAATTAATATAGTGAATAACAAAGAATAATATTGCTTTATAGAATTGGCGATTATACATCTGACCTATACCAGGAAAAATTAAACTCATTAAACCAGCTGCTGTGTATGGTTTCAAACGTTTCAAC encodes the following:
- a CDS encoding DUF5683 domain-containing protein, whose product is MLKRLKPYTAAGLMSLIFPGIGQMYNRQFYKAILFFVIHYINFQLLFTIKLGYVFYLIATVWSVYDAYHVSKAKYNVE
- a CDS encoding putative holin-like toxin, with translation MTVYQAISLMQTFGLLIIALLYVKNKKWTVLQQMVEVHL